A window of Sander vitreus isolate 19-12246 chromosome 18, sanVit1, whole genome shotgun sequence contains these coding sequences:
- the LOC144533334 gene encoding alpha-1-antitrypsin homolog — protein MRGIFASCALSALLLAAAWADHHHHHGSEHSHEGELSCHKLSSPNADFTFALYKHLSTNAAAGKNVFFSPLGISTALSMLSTGASGETHRQLFSSLGYSAQTQAQVNEAYEHLFHMMGHSQASQQLDVGNGVAVRSGFSPLEKFLKDVKHYYSADVFNVDFTKPAEAAAQINTFIASKTQDKIKDMVKDLDSEMAMVLINYVYFRGQWEKPFDGNQTHKADFNVDEATKVQVDMMKRNGRYEYYQDADNHTTVVMLPYKGNTSMMIVLPDEGKMKEVEGYINKDYIKHWHDSLFRSSVDLFLPKFSISAEASLDSPLKELGIIDAFADKADFSGVSDEVKLKVSKVSHQAVLSVDETGTEAAAVSTIEVMPMSMPETIKLDRPFLVFILEHSTRSIVFMGKISNPTAE, from the exons ATGCGTGGGATCTTTGCTAGTTGTGCGCTCTCAGCCCTGCTGCTGGCTGCAGCCTGGGcagaccaccaccaccaccacggcTCTGAACACAGCCACGAGGGAGAGCTGAGCTGCCACAAACTGTCCTCTCCCAATGCTGACTTTACCTTTGCCCTCTACAAACACCTGAGTACCAACGCTGCTGCCGGAAAAAACGTATTCTTCTCGCCGCTGGGCATCTCCACCGCCCTGTCCATGCTGTCTACAGGGGCCAGTGGTGAGACCCACCGCCAGCTGTTCTCCAGCTTGGGCTACAGTGCTCAAACCCAGGCACAGGTCAATGAAGCGTACGAGCATCTCTTTCACATGATGGGACACAGCCAGGCGAGCCAGCAGCTGGATGTCGGTAACGGCGTGGCCGTGCGCTCTGGCTTCAGTCCTCTGGAGAAGTTCCTGAAGGATGTCAAGCACTACTACTCTGCTGATGTCTTCAACGTCGACTTCACCAAACCTGCCGAGGCTGCGGCTCAGATCAACACCTTCATTGCCAGTAAAACCCAGGACAAGATCAAAGATATGGTGAAGGACCTGGACAGTGAGATGGCCATGGTGCTGATCAACTACGTCTACTTCAGAG GACAATGGGAGAAACCCTTCGATGGGAACCAAACGCACAAGGCAGACTTCAATGTGGACGAAGCCACCAAGGTCCAGGTGGATATGATGAAGAGGAATGGCCGCTACGAATACTACCAGGACGCCGACAACCACACCACGGTCGTCATGCTACCCTACAAGGGCAACACCTCCATGATGATTGTCCTGCCCGATGAAGGCAAGATGAAGGAGGTGGAGGGCTACATCAACAAGGACTACATCAAGCACTGGCATGACTCGCTCTTCAGGAG CTCTGTGGATCTGTTCCTGCCAAAGTTTTCCATCTCTGCTGAAGCCTCCCTGGACAGCCCACTCAAAGAACTGGGCATAATCGACGCTTTTGCAGACAAGGCTGATTTCTCTGGCGTGTCCGACGAGGTCAAGCTCAAAGTCTCAAAG GTGTCCCACCAGGCAGTGCTGAGCGTGGACGAAACGGGAACAGAGGCAGCAGCCGTCAGCACCATCGAGGTCATGCCCATGAGCATGCCTGAAACGATAAAACTCGACAGACCCTTCCTGGTCTTCATCCTGGAGCACTCGACCAGGAGCATAGTCTTCATGGGAAAGATCAGCAACCCCACAGCAGAGTAA
- the clmnb gene encoding uncharacterized protein clmnb isoform X2: MALLEELSGCKLLYRFRSSPHRIFRLNNISKALAFLDDRHVKLLGIDASAIADGIPSVVLNLVWNMILHFQVKEMTGGLQKHLSSSLSSLSMSSYPSSSNLSPQPNDIGSYSCNTMPSKGRKAAREPKYHGKAIKTLLQWVQRCTSNFGVEVYDFGKSWRSGLAFLAMIKSINPALVDLKESLSREPRENIQLAFLIAHHSLDIPPLLEPEDVSGTSPDEQSIITYVSMFLRHCSCTDEDHTTNTEDPEIVSFEETLAEDPEAQALLHGLQKSSEQLLWKSWARRSSGSPRATSLHTSEATSPFIKKQSRCRSILQPPSPLDAGVVGQEIRSWMEKASVDQGYSKPRADESFSLSSEEGIYSLLALDSDEEDAYSYILDLNKEIFQPYNQEMFLNGQKTEYSKHLEVCEMLNGTGCKHQEGSLAQNVESEIRAQSLIHSMFDWDKSESSSREMANSMAVFSMKPGKDSSDNREESEGERVVRGQSNDDSDCCEEERRKEKTENARLMKHGCDKREALVDETKNTKLFEVDTWKTAFEEESVRGLFEKGGQVSEKRVVDKEEVEVNEKVLKVLTDDAGASSINTKEENDGKDNAPKMEDEDKVEYSDAVTNSVDFEEIRTVEEKDGKHMIKKHKLTDKVATRIDHPGKTAPKNDTNGAVNVCGGESWTPACSASSQSFREEGFILQSSAASCDITSLELEMLLVLWILLYSCFILPQMNF, from the exons CTTTACAGGTTTAGGTCGTCGCCTCACCGCATTTTCAGACTGAACAACATTTCTAAAGCCCTGGCATTCCTGGATGATAgacat GTGAAGCTGCTTGGCATTGATGCCTCTGCCATTGCTGATGGGATCCCCTCTGTTGTTCTTAACCTTGTCTGGAACATGATCTTGCATTTTCag GTAAAGGAGATGACAGGAGGCCTCCAGAAGCATTTGTCTTCTAGCCTCTCTTCCTTATCAATGAGCAGTTACCCCTCCTCCAGCAACCTCTCACCCCAGCCAAATGACATTGGCAGTTACTCCTGCAACACCATGCCAAGCAAAGGCAGGAAGGCTGCCAGAGAGCCAAAGTACCATGGGAAAGCAATCAAGACTCTACTGCAATGGGTCCAAAGATGCACATCAAA TTTTGGTGTGGAGGTGTATGACTTTGGGAAGAGCTGGAGGAGCGGCTTGGCATTCCTAGCCATGATTAAGTCCATAAACCCAGCCTTGGTTGATCTGAAGGAGAGTCTGTCCAGAGAGCCaagagaaaacattcagctggcCTTCCTGATAGCTCATCACAGTTTGGATATACCACCTCTACTGGAGCCTGAAG ATGTGTCAGGCACTTCACCAGATGAGCAGTCCATCATCACCTATGTGTCTATGTTCCTACGGCATTGTTCATGCACAGATGAG GATCATACAACAAATACTGAAGATCCTGAGATCGTCAGCTTTGAAGAGACCCTCGCTGAAGACCCAGAAGCCCAAGCTTTGCTCCATGGATTGCAGAAGAGCAGCGAGCAGCTACTGTGGAAAAGCTGGGCTAGAAGATCCTCAGGGAGCCCCCGTGCCACCTCGCTTCACACAAGTGAAGCCACGTCACCATTCATCAAAAAGCAAAGCAGGTGTCGAAGCATTTTACAACCCCCCAGTCCACTGGACGCAGGCGTAGTCGGTCAAGAGATCCGATCCTGGATGGAGAAAGCGTCTGTGGACCAGGGCTACAGCAAGCCAAGGGCGGAtgaaagcttttctttgagcTCTGAAGAAGGAATCTACAGCTTGTTGGCGCTAGATTCAGATGAGGAGGATGCCTACAGCTATATCCTGGATCTGAATAAAGAGATTTTTCAACCATATAATCAAGAAATGTTCCTGAATGGACAGAAGACTGAATATTCAAAACATCTGGAAGTATGTGAGATGCTAAACGGCACTGGATGTAAACATCAAGAAGGCTCACTTGCACAAAATGTTGAATCGGAAATCAGGGCTCAGTCATTGATTCATAGCATGTTTGATTGGGACAAAAGTGAAAGTAGTTCCAGAGAGATGGCAaacagtatggctgtgtttagcATGAAGCCAGGGAAAGACAGCAGCGACAACAGAGAGGAAAGTGAAGGTGAGAGAGTTGTTAGAGGACAGAGTAATGATGATAGTGATTGTTGTGAAGAAGAGCGGAGGAAGGAGAAGACAGAAAATGCTCGATTGATGAAGCATGGATGTGATAAAAGAGAGGCTCTTGTAGATGAAACCAAGAACACAAAGCTTTTTGAAGTGGATACTTGGAAGACAGCGTTTGAGGAAGAGTCTGTAAGAGGGCTTTTTGAAAAAGGTGGACAAGTGAGTGAAAAGAGAGTGGTAGACAAAGAAGAAGTAGAAGTAAatgaaaaagtattaaaagtattaACTGATGACGCCGGTGCAAGTAGCATTAACACAAAGGAAGAAAATGACGGGAAAGACAATGCCCCCAAAATGGAAGATGAAGACAAGGTAGAATACAGTGATGCAGTCACAAATTCAGTGGATTTTGAGGAAATAAGAACAGTCGAGGAGAAAGACGGGAAACATATGATTAAGAAACATAAACTCACTGACAAGGTGGCAACAAGAATAGATCATCCTGGTAAAACTGCCCCAAAAAATGACACTAATGGAGCTGTTAACGTCTGTGGTGGTGAAAGCTGGACTCCTGCCTGTAGTGCAAGTTCTCAGTCATTCAG AGAGGAAGGATTCATTCTTCAGTCTTCAGCAGCCTCTTGTGACATTACCTCATTAGAGCTGGAAATGCTCTTGGTCTTGTGGATCCTTCTCTACAGCTGCTTCATCCTACCTCAAATGAACTTCTGA